The following proteins are co-located in the Haemorhous mexicanus isolate bHaeMex1 chromosome 30, bHaeMex1.pri, whole genome shotgun sequence genome:
- the TGFA gene encoding protransforming growth factor alpha: protein MAGGPAALALGVLLAACHALDNSTAGRSAPVAAAVRSHFNECPDSHRQFCFHGTCRFLVQEEKPACVCHSGYVGTRCEHADLLAVVAATQKKQTITALLVVAVVASALLVTVCVLVHCCRLRKRWPWPCPCPCPGWCREPGAGPEKPGGLLKGGASCCHSETGV, encoded by the exons ATGGCGGGCGGCCCGGCCGCGCTCGCCCTCG gtgtcctgCTGGCCGCGTGCCACGCGCTGGACAACAGCACGGCCGGCCGGAGCG CTCCGGTGGCGGCGGCGGTGAGGTCGCACTTCAACGAGTGCCCCGACTCGCACCGGCAGTTCTGCTTCCACGGCACCTGCCGCTTCCTGGTGCAGGAGGAGAAACCCGCCTGCGT gtgtcactcGGGCTATGTGGGGACACGCTGTGAGCACGCTGACCTGCTGGCCGTGGTGGCAGCCACCCAGAAGAAGCAGACCATCACGGCCCTGCTCGTGGTGGCCGTGGTGGCCTCGGCCCTGCTCGTCACCGTCTGCGTCCTGGTCCA ctgctgtcGCCTGCGGAagcgctggccctggccctgtccctgtccctgtcccggctGGTGCCGCGAGCCCGGAGCCGGCCCCGAGAAACCGGGGGGGCTGCTCAAGGGGGGAGCGTCCTGCTGCCACagtgagacag gtgtgtga
- the LOC132340040 gene encoding interleukin-36 receptor antagonist protein-like, whose product MSRTSRAALRGTPQGHHPGVMAGSGDTDKGVIDPDMVALFEDFLGKVVTAASEGARPVAQPYHYWLRDTEQQGLCLRDGHLVATSLQGANAAQEEPISVVPNRHLERQRCPLIVGIRGGTRALSCGTGPEPQLILEDVGLLELFSGDKDRATPFTFYKTFGGSTHTFEAAAFPGLFLSTATGPGEALALAPPPGATAFYLRRK is encoded by the exons ATGTCACGCACATCCAGAGCTGCCCTcag agggacaccccagggacaccaccCAGGGGtcatggcagggagtggggaCACGGACAAGGGTGTCATCGACCCCGACATGGTGGCCTTGTTCGAGGACTTCCTGGGGAAAG tggTGACAGCGGCCTCCGAGGGGGCGCGCCCGGTGGCCCAGCCCTACCACTACTGGCTGCGGGACAcggagcagcaggggctgtgcctgcgCGACGGCCACCTGGTGGCCACCAGCCTGCAGGGGGCCAACGCCGCCCAGGAAG AGCCCATCAGCGTTGTCCCCAACCGGCACCTGGAGCGCCAGCGCTGTCCCCTCATCGTGGGCATCCGCGGTGGCACCCGTGCCCTGTCCTGTGGCACCGGCCCCGAGCCACAGCTGATCCTGGAg GatgtggggctgctggagctgttctCGGGTGACAAGGACAGGGCCACGCCCTTCACCTTCTACAAGACCTTCGGGGGCTCCACGCACACCTTCGAGGCCGCCGCCTTCCCCGGGCTCTTCCTCAGCACGGCCACGGGCCCGGGCGAGGCGCTGGCCCTGGCACCGCCCCCCGGGGCCACCGCCTTCTACCTGCGCCGcaagtga
- the LOC132340038 gene encoding interleukin-1 receptor antagonist protein-like isoform X2, giving the protein MEAEGFALCHAPALQTKVFQYRLWDVNQRSLYLRDDQLVAGHLQGANAALEEKVFWVPNRALEPARLPVILGIRHGSRCLRTERGAAGEPRLRLQDVDIRELPRAGDSGAAFTFFRSYRDGLWRFESAAHPGWFLCTSLRGHQPLALCRPRDVTSHLLDFYFQLC; this is encoded by the exons ATGG AGGCCGAAGGCTTCGCCCTCTGCCACGCGCCCGCGCTGCAGACCAAGGTGTTCCAGTACCG GCTGTGGGACGTGAACCAGAGGTCGCTGTACCTGCGCGATGACCAGCTGGTGGCCGGGCACCTGCAGGGCGCCAACGCCGCGCTGGAAG AGAAGGTGTTCTGGGTGCCCAACCGAGCCCTGGAGCCCGCGCGGCTGCCGGTGATCCTGGGCATCCGGCACGGCTCCCGCTGCCTCCGCACCGAGCGCGGCGCCGCCGGAGAGCCCCGGCTGCGGCTGcag GACGTGGACATCCGGGAGCTGCCCCGCGCCGGTGACAGCGGGGCCGCCTTCACCTTCTTCCGCTCCTACCGGGACGGGCTGTGGCGCTTCGAGTCGGCCGCGCACCCCGGCTGGTTCCTGTGCACGTCCCTGCGCGGCCACCAGCCCCTGGCGCTCTGTCGCCCCCGCGATGTCACCTCCCACCTGCTCGACTTCtacttccagctctgctga
- the LOC132340038 gene encoding interleukin-36 receptor antagonist protein-like isoform X1 gives MGERCPGTPRTARRGHGAPGTAGATGRGPQGSGGAGRGRGGLRVAALSLALLFLRAEAEGFALCHAPALQTKVFQYRLWDVNQRSLYLRDDQLVAGHLQGANAALEEKVFWVPNRALEPARLPVILGIRHGSRCLRTERGAAGEPRLRLQDVDIRELPRAGDSGAAFTFFRSYRDGLWRFESAAHPGWFLCTSLRGHQPLALCRPRDVTSHLLDFYFQLC, from the exons ATGGGTGAGCGCTGCCCGGGGACCCCGCGCACGGCCCGGAGGGGTCACGGAGCGCCTGGCACGGCCGGTGCCACCGGGAGGGGTCCCCAAGGCTCGGGGGGCGCGGGCAGGGGGCGCGGGGGTCTCCGGGTGGCCGCTCTCAGCCTCGCCCTCCTCTTCCTCCGCGCAGAGGCCGAAGGCTTCGCCCTCTGCCACGCGCCCGCGCTGCAGACCAAGGTGTTCCAGTACCG GCTGTGGGACGTGAACCAGAGGTCGCTGTACCTGCGCGATGACCAGCTGGTGGCCGGGCACCTGCAGGGCGCCAACGCCGCGCTGGAAG AGAAGGTGTTCTGGGTGCCCAACCGAGCCCTGGAGCCCGCGCGGCTGCCGGTGATCCTGGGCATCCGGCACGGCTCCCGCTGCCTCCGCACCGAGCGCGGCGCCGCCGGAGAGCCCCGGCTGCGGCTGcag GACGTGGACATCCGGGAGCTGCCCCGCGCCGGTGACAGCGGGGCCGCCTTCACCTTCTTCCGCTCCTACCGGGACGGGCTGTGGCGCTTCGAGTCGGCCGCGCACCCCGGCTGGTTCCTGTGCACGTCCCTGCGCGGCCACCAGCCCCTGGCGCTCTGTCGCCCCCGCGATGTCACCTCCCACCTGCTCGACTTCtacttccagctctgctga